The genomic segment AAGTCGACCGTCGCCGAAGGCAGCGAGCCGTGGGTCCAGACCCCTGAGGTCATCGAGAAGATGCGCATCGCGGGGCGGATCGCCGCCGGGGCGCTGGCCGAGGCAGGCAAGGCGGTCGCACCCGGGGTCACCACCGACGAGCTGGATCGCATCGCCCACGACTACATGATCGATCACGGCGCCTACCCGTCGACCTTGTACTACAAGGGATTTCCGAAGTCGTGCTGCACATCGCTCAACGAGATCATCTGCCACGGCATCCCGGACTCGACCGTTATCGAGGACGGCGACATCGTCAACATCGATGTGACCGCGTACATCAACGGTGTACACGGCGACACCAACGCCACGTTCCTGGCCGGTGACGTCAGCGAGGAGCACCGCCTGCTCGTCGAACGCACCCACGAGGCGACGATGCGCGCCATCAAGGCGGTCAAACCCGGCCGGGC from the Mycolicibacterium crocinum genome contains:
- the map gene encoding type I methionyl aminopeptidase gives rise to the protein MAVRTALRPGVVSPELPVPTAIERPEYVGKSTVAEGSEPWVQTPEVIEKMRIAGRIAAGALAEAGKAVAPGVTTDELDRIAHDYMIDHGAYPSTLYYKGFPKSCCTSLNEIICHGIPDSTVIEDGDIVNIDVTAYINGVHGDTNATFLAGDVSEEHRLLVERTHEATMRAIKAVKPGRALSVVGRVIEVYANRFGYNVVRDFTGHGIGTTFHNGLVVLHYDQPEVETVLEPGMTFTIEPMINLGALDYEIWDDGWTVATKDRKWTAQFEHTLVVTEDGAEILTLAP